A single genomic interval of Oryzomonas sagensis harbors:
- the glyA gene encoding serine hydroxymethyltransferase: MSILDQFDPQVAEAIRHETERQEYNLELIASENFVSEAVLEAQGSILTNKYAEGYPGKRYYGGCDQVDVVENLAIERAKELFGAEHANVQPHSGSQANMAVYFAACKPGDTVLGMNLSHGGHLTHGSPVNFSGKLFNIVPYGVSPETQTIDYAEVERLAEQHKPRMIVVGASAYPRIIDFPAFRAIADKVGAVVMVDMAHFAGLVAAGLHPSPVPYADYVTTTTHKTLRGPRGGMILCREDLAKTLNSQIFPGIQGGPLMHVIAAKAVAFKEALQPEFKVYQQQIVKNAQTLAGALMKRGFKLTSGGTDNHLMLVDFSGTEITGKAAEAALDKAGITVNKNTVPFETRSPFVTSGIRIGTPAATSHGLKEAEMEQVATFIADAVANIDNDEKLAAIKVQVNTMMKRFPLYANRLK; the protein is encoded by the coding sequence ATGTCGATTCTCGACCAATTTGACCCCCAGGTTGCCGAAGCCATTCGCCACGAGACCGAACGTCAGGAGTACAACCTGGAGCTGATCGCTTCGGAAAACTTTGTCTCCGAGGCGGTGCTTGAGGCCCAGGGAAGCATCCTGACCAACAAATACGCCGAGGGCTATCCGGGCAAACGCTACTATGGCGGCTGCGACCAGGTGGATGTGGTCGAAAATCTGGCGATCGAGCGCGCCAAGGAGCTGTTCGGCGCCGAACATGCCAATGTTCAGCCCCATTCAGGCTCTCAGGCCAATATGGCGGTCTATTTCGCCGCCTGCAAGCCGGGAGATACGGTCCTGGGCATGAACCTCTCCCACGGCGGCCATCTGACCCACGGCAGCCCGGTCAACTTCTCCGGGAAACTGTTCAACATCGTGCCCTACGGTGTTTCTCCCGAGACCCAGACCATCGATTACGCCGAGGTGGAGCGTCTGGCCGAACAGCACAAGCCGCGGATGATCGTGGTCGGCGCCAGCGCCTACCCGCGCATCATTGATTTTCCGGCGTTCCGTGCCATTGCCGACAAGGTGGGGGCGGTGGTCATGGTGGACATGGCCCACTTCGCCGGCCTGGTGGCGGCAGGGCTGCACCCCAGCCCGGTCCCCTATGCCGACTATGTGACCACCACCACCCACAAGACCCTGCGTGGCCCGCGCGGCGGCATGATTCTCTGCCGTGAAGATCTCGCCAAAACTTTGAATTCCCAGATCTTCCCCGGTATCCAGGGGGGGCCGTTGATGCACGTCATCGCCGCCAAGGCGGTGGCTTTCAAGGAAGCCCTCCAGCCGGAGTTCAAGGTCTATCAGCAGCAGATCGTGAAGAATGCCCAAACTCTGGCGGGGGCGTTGATGAAGCGCGGCTTCAAGCTGACCAGCGGCGGTACCGACAACCACCTGATGCTGGTTGATTTCTCCGGCACCGAAATCACCGGTAAGGCGGCTGAAGCGGCCTTGGACAAGGCGGGCATTACGGTCAACAAGAATACCGTTCCTTTCGAGACCCGTTCCCCGTTCGTCACCTCCGGTATCCGGATCGGAACGCCGGCGGCCACATCCCATGGCCTGAAGGAAGCGGAAATGGAGCAGGTGGCTACGTTCATCGCCGATGCCGTAGCCAATATCGACAACGACGAAAAACTGGCCGCCATCAAGGTGCAGGTCAATACCATGATGAAGCGGTTCCCGCTTTATGCCAACCGGCTGAAGTAG
- the ispG gene encoding flavodoxin-dependent (E)-4-hydroxy-3-methylbut-2-enyl-diphosphate synthase yields MKKLTRQIRVGSVPVGGGAPCAVQSMCSTDTRDVAATLAQIAGLAAGGCEIIRCAVPDMDAAVALGKIKHESPIPVIADIHFDYKLALQVLDGGIDGLRLNPGNIGDKWKVAEVVKAAAERQVPIRIGVNAGSLEKELLERFGHPTAEAMVESALGHVRILEELGYREIKISLKASDVMKTVSAYRLLSERVDYPLHIGITEAGTIFSGTVKSSVGLGILLADGIGDTMRVSLTGDPLDEVRVGYEILKSLGLRQRGVNFVSCPTCGRCQINLIKVAEEVERRLQGVDKRITVAVMGCAVNGPGEAREADVGIAGGKGEGLLFRNGEIVRKVPENKLADALLEEIDKL; encoded by the coding sequence ATGAAAAAGCTAACCAGACAGATACGAGTCGGATCGGTTCCCGTGGGTGGCGGCGCCCCCTGCGCGGTCCAATCCATGTGTTCCACCGATACGCGGGACGTCGCCGCCACCCTGGCCCAGATTGCCGGCCTGGCTGCCGGCGGCTGCGAGATCATCCGTTGCGCCGTTCCGGACATGGATGCGGCCGTGGCCTTGGGAAAGATCAAACACGAGAGCCCCATCCCGGTCATCGCCGACATCCACTTCGACTACAAGCTGGCCCTGCAGGTGCTTGACGGCGGCATAGACGGGCTGCGGCTCAACCCGGGCAATATCGGCGACAAGTGGAAGGTGGCCGAGGTGGTCAAGGCGGCGGCTGAACGCCAGGTGCCCATCAGAATCGGCGTCAATGCCGGTTCTCTCGAAAAGGAACTGCTGGAGCGCTTTGGCCATCCCACGGCCGAGGCCATGGTGGAATCCGCCCTTGGCCACGTGCGCATCCTGGAGGAGTTGGGCTACCGGGAGATCAAGATCTCTCTTAAGGCCTCGGATGTGATGAAGACGGTTTCCGCCTACCGCCTGCTTTCGGAACGGGTTGACTATCCCCTGCACATCGGCATCACCGAGGCCGGAACCATCTTTTCCGGGACGGTCAAATCCTCGGTCGGCCTCGGCATCCTGCTCGCCGACGGTATCGGCGACACCATGCGGGTATCCCTGACCGGTGATCCGCTGGACGAGGTCAGGGTAGGGTACGAGATCCTGAAAAGCCTCGGACTGCGCCAGCGCGGCGTCAATTTTGTTTCCTGCCCCACCTGCGGCCGGTGTCAGATCAACCTGATCAAGGTCGCCGAAGAGGTCGAACGCCGACTCCAGGGGGTGGACAAGCGGATTACGGTCGCAGTCATGGGGTGCGCCGTCAACGGTCCCGGAGAGGCCCGCGAGGCGGATGTGGGCATTGCCGGTGGAAAAGGGGAGGGGCTCCTGTTCCGCAACGGCGAGATCGTCCGTAAGGTGCCGGAAAACAAGTTGGCCGACGCCCTGCTCGAAGAGATCGATAAACTCTGA
- a CDS encoding proline--tRNA ligase: protein MLYSRYFIPTVKETPSDAEVVSHQLMLRAGMIRKLAAGIYNYLPMGLRSIRKFENIVREEMDRAGAIELLMPSVQPAELWQESGRWTFYGKELLRFKDRKEGEFCMGPTHEEVITDMIRREIKSYRQMPINFYQIQTKFRDEIRPRFGLMRGREFIMKDAYSFDVDSSAADDSYDRMYQAYIRIFERCGLNFRAVEADSGTIGGSFSHEFMVLADSGEDGIASCDSCRYAANVEKAEARPAQPVAQGGELLPLEKIPTPDMKTIADVAAFLKVTADKTIKTLVYASGSGEFVMALLRGDHELNEIKLKNSLGWDEIEMATEEDILRITGSPIGFLGPLGLKEKVTVIADLVVEGMTNVAMGANEKDMHFINANPGRDFPVERFADIRMVVAGDACPRCQEGKLEMWRGIEVGHVFKLGTKYSTALNATYLDADGKEQVIFMGCYGIGIGRTVAAAIEQNHDENGIIFPLPLAPFHCSVVALNAKDGGVMAAAEEIYAKLEQLGVETLFDDRDERPGVKFKDNDLIGIPLRIVVGSKGLAEGKVEVKIRKTGEVLLLPVEEAIARIKQLVDAALV, encoded by the coding sequence ATGCTTTATTCCCGTTATTTCATCCCCACCGTTAAGGAAACCCCCTCCGACGCCGAGGTCGTGTCGCATCAACTGATGCTCCGTGCCGGCATGATCCGCAAGCTGGCGGCCGGTATCTACAATTACCTGCCCATGGGGTTGCGCTCCATCCGCAAGTTCGAGAACATCGTCCGCGAGGAGATGGACCGCGCCGGGGCCATCGAGCTGCTCATGCCGAGCGTCCAACCGGCCGAACTCTGGCAGGAGTCGGGGCGCTGGACCTTTTATGGCAAGGAGCTGCTGCGTTTCAAGGATCGCAAGGAAGGCGAGTTCTGCATGGGGCCGACCCATGAAGAGGTCATCACCGACATGATCCGCCGCGAGATCAAGAGCTACCGGCAGATGCCGATCAATTTCTACCAGATCCAAACCAAGTTCCGCGACGAGATCCGGCCCCGGTTCGGCCTCATGCGTGGCCGCGAATTCATCATGAAGGACGCCTACTCGTTTGATGTGGACAGCAGCGCCGCGGACGACTCCTATGACCGTATGTACCAGGCCTATATCCGCATCTTTGAACGGTGCGGGCTGAATTTCCGTGCCGTTGAAGCGGACTCGGGCACCATTGGCGGGTCGTTCTCCCACGAATTTATGGTCCTGGCGGATTCGGGTGAGGACGGCATTGCCTCCTGTGACTCCTGCCGCTATGCCGCCAACGTGGAAAAGGCCGAGGCGCGGCCGGCGCAACCGGTGGCGCAGGGTGGCGAATTGCTGCCGTTGGAGAAGATCCCGACGCCGGACATGAAAACCATTGCCGATGTTGCGGCCTTCCTGAAAGTGACCGCCGACAAGACGATCAAGACCCTGGTGTACGCTTCGGGCAGTGGCGAGTTCGTCATGGCGCTGTTGCGGGGCGACCACGAGCTGAATGAGATCAAGCTCAAGAACAGCCTGGGGTGGGACGAGATCGAAATGGCGACCGAAGAGGATATCCTGCGCATCACCGGATCGCCGATCGGGTTCCTCGGCCCGCTGGGGCTCAAGGAAAAGGTGACGGTTATTGCCGACTTGGTCGTCGAGGGCATGACCAACGTCGCCATGGGCGCCAATGAAAAGGATATGCACTTCATCAATGCCAACCCGGGACGGGATTTCCCGGTCGAGCGCTTTGCCGATATCCGCATGGTCGTGGCCGGCGATGCCTGCCCGCGCTGCCAGGAGGGGAAACTTGAGATGTGGCGCGGTATCGAGGTGGGGCATGTCTTCAAGCTGGGCACCAAGTATTCCACCGCCCTCAATGCCACCTACCTGGATGCCGACGGCAAGGAGCAGGTCATCTTCATGGGGTGCTACGGCATCGGCATCGGCAGGACGGTTGCCGCGGCCATCGAGCAGAACCATGACGAGAACGGCATCATCTTCCCGTTGCCCCTGGCGCCCTTCCATTGCTCGGTTGTGGCCCTGAACGCCAAGGATGGCGGCGTCATGGCCGCGGCCGAGGAAATCTACGCAAAGCTGGAGCAATTGGGGGTGGAGACGCTGTTCGACGACCGTGACGAACGGCCGGGCGTCAAATTCAAGGATAACGATCTGATCGGTATCCCGCTGCGCATTGTGGTCGGCAGCAAGGGATTGGCCGAAGGGAAGGTCGAGGTCAAAATCCGTAAAACCGGCGAGGTGCTCCTGCTGCCGGTTGAAGAGGCTATCGCCCGGATCAAGCAACTTGTCGACGCGGCCTTGGTCTGA